In Carnobacterium maltaromaticum DSM 20342, the DNA window TTTTTCCGAATAAATTTTTAATCTTAAAGTCTAAATAAAAAAAGAAATGCTGAGTTAGAAGCATTTCCTTTTTTATTGTAGAGCATACCGTAACTTTGGGTGAATGCGCTGTGTTGCAATGTATTATGTTCAACTTTCAGGAAAACTAATATTTTTATGAAAGTTGAATAAGGCTAACAACTGAATAGCTGTTAGCCTCTTTTAATTTGTATATTCAACAGAATACTCTATCATTTTCTAATTACCCCATCTATAATTTCCAAATTCTTTTACCATTTCTTTTTCAGTTACAACATTGCCTTCCTCGAAATCTTTAAAACTTTCTTCAATTAGATTTCTATCATGTAATTTTTGTGTTTCTGATAAGTCTAATTGAATGATGCTTCCATTTTCTTTATACGTTAATGATTCGTCAACTGTTATTCCGTTATCTTTAGGTAAAATGACTCCAAGAGAATTCCCGATACGTATAACTTTTGTTTTTTTATGAATTCCACCTCATTTCCATTTAAAACTTTACTCTAAATAATAAAAAAATTGACATTGGACTCAAACTCATTTAATTACATATCTTCATTATATTATTTATCTCTTAACTCAATAAGTTTATTTACATTGCTAACTATTAACTCAAAGTATTCTTTTTGATGATCAGTAAACTCAGGTGATTTTCTACTTTGATAGATCAGAATTTCTTCACTATCATTGAAAACTCCGTAAGGACGATTTTCTTTTAATATTGCCTTTTCAAAAAAACTTTTTCTTTTTGGAAACTGTGTATACTCAATAATTCTGTTTAAACTCAAAGTATCATTTTCTAATTCTAAAATATTACTAATCTCATTCAACAATTTTTCCCGTTTTTGCATAATTTATTCAACCTCTCAACAGTTATTTTTCTAACTTAATTATACCTTTTTCTTTCAACAAGTTAAAGGAAGTAAATAATGCCATAACACTTGATTAAGTTCTTATTTTTTTATTACTACTCTAATACAACTTCTTTATATAGAAGCCAAGTTATCTAAATTGATAATATTAAGATTTTGCGATAACTCCCTAATTGCAAATCCATTATGCTTAAAATATGATTAACTCATAATTTTTATCTCATTTTAAATAAAAAATAAAAGAATCAACTTATGTGCCGACATAGGTTGATTCTTTTATTTGTTTCTATCGTTATATATTTGTACTTATAAGATTAACATGATATCTTAATAATTACAATACCACAGAATTAAAGGTCTTCTGTATTGTATTCCGTATATCCTTCATAATAGTAACTAA includes these proteins:
- a CDS encoding AbrB family transcriptional regulator yields the protein MHKKTKVIRIGNSLGVILPKDNGITVDESLTYKENGSIIQLDLSETQKLHDRNLIEESFKDFEEGNVVTEKEMVKEFGNYRWGN